In the genome of Neodiprion pinetum isolate iyNeoPine1 chromosome 2, iyNeoPine1.2, whole genome shotgun sequence, one region contains:
- the LOC124212570 gene encoding kelch domain-containing protein 4, which translates to MGKKDKNKKKVSGIEKTAMKTEKKLTAKQKKELAALGEDDIEKVVAEIEREEAKRQRVVEAVVAPPSHRVNFSLTTHPFKDELVMLGGEFYNGQTTLVYGDMFFYNISNNEWSVIKAPGGPAPRCGHQALAVPINKGQLWVFGGEYSSPSQSQFYHYRDLWVYHFGDKKWEKIGATGGPSARSGHRMVYMKKQLFIFGGFHDNVRDYKYFNDVFVFNLTTYKWNKLEPSGTPPAPRSGCVVLPTPDNKILVYGGYSKERIKKDVDKGHVHTDMFLLSPEKNDQTGLKWKWTLLKQSGISISPRCSATAILAQSNLAYMFGGVFDEEENEEDLKGTFFNDLIALDLEKYQWRTVTLSGKKNPQERRKRRKQKEDGDINEESSDNDDGSDHEVPKAMDVTSEPTIVSDGIFTVTVGPSSMTNSTIKEEKRPDDIFSPSPRINPGLAIKHGVLYLFGGMFEDGDRQYTLNDFYKLDFRKLDEWKTIIKSDITSQTWIDSESSESESQGEESTSDGSSENEMEVDEN; encoded by the exons ATGggtaaaaaagacaaaaataagaagaaagtTAGTGGTATTGAGAAAACAGCtatgaaaacagaaaaaaaacttactgCAAAGCAAAAGAAAGAGTTGGCTGCACTCGGAGAG GATGATATCGAGAAAGTGGTGGCAGAAATTGAGCGGGAAGAGGCAAAGAGGCAACGTGTCGTTGAAGCGGTTGTCGCACCGCCGTCACATCGTGTAAATTTCTCATTAACCACTCATCCTTTCAAAGATGAGCTAGTAATGCTTGGGGGGGAGTTCTACAATGGACAAACG ACACTTGTGTACGGAGACATGTTCTTTTACAATATAAGCAACAACGAATGGTCCGTAATTAAGGCACCTGGTGGCCCAGCACCCAGATGCGGACATCAAGCGCTAGCTGTTCCAATAAATAAAGGTCAACTGTGGGTCTTCGGTGGTGAATATTCAAGCCCTTCGCAGTCACAGTTCTACCACTATAGAGATCTATGGGTCTATCACTTTGGGGATAAGAAATGGGAGAAAATTGG GGCCACTGGTGGACCATCAGCGAGAAGTGGTCATAGAATGGTATATATGAAAAAACAACTATTTATATTCGGTGGGTTTCACGACAATGTCAGagattacaaatattttaacgACGTTTTTGTATTTAATCTCACAACATACAAATGGAACAAGTTGGAGCCTTCAG GCACTCCACCAGCTCCTCGATCTGGATGTGTAGTATTACCAACACCGGATAATAAAATTCTAGTTTACGGTGGCTACAGTAAagagagaattaaaaaagatgTGGATAAGGGTCACGTACACACTGATATGTTTTTATTGAGCCCAGAGA aaaatgatCAGACTGGATTAAAATGGAAATGGACGCTTCTGAAACAAAGTGGTATATCAATATCACCAAGATGTAGCGCTACAGCGATTTTGGCTCAATCAAATCTCGCATATATGTTTGGTGGTGTTTttgacgaagaagaaaatgaagaagacCTTAAAGgaacatttttcaatgacCTCATCGCACTGGATCTTGAAAAGTACCAATGGAGAACAG TAACATTGAGCGGAAAGAAAAACCCGCAAGAGAGGCGAAAAcgtagaaaacaaaaagaagatGGTGATATTAACGAAGAAAGTAGTGACAACGACGATGGTAGTGACCatgaagttccgaaagcgaTGGATGTCACTTCTGAACCAACTATTGTCTCTGATGGAATTTTCACG GTCACTGTTGGTCCGTCCAGTATGACCAACAGTACAATTAAGGAGGAAAAACGACCAGATGATATTTTCTCACCATCTCCTCGAATTAATCCTGGGCTCGCCATCAAGCATGGAGTGCTGTACTTGTTTGGTGGGATGTTTGAAGATGGAGACAGACAATACACTCTTAATGATTTCTACAAATTGG ACTTTCGTAAATTAGATGAATGGAAAACAATAATCAAAAGCGACATTACTTCGCAAACATGGATTGATTCTGAAAGCTCAGAATCTGAAAGTCAAGGTGAAGAATCTACCAGTGATGGCAGCAGTGAAAATGAGATGGAGGTTGACGAAAATTGA
- the LOC124212569 gene encoding uncharacterized protein isoform X1, with the protein MTIRCYNRLSETTIRENGFGNVKGSNFQCTEVSPASSKTFDVDGKSMTKLSCPFTWDMGKIMEIRVRLLNDKSRFEDVTDTQDQFPEFVLIYHLMLAYENVSNENPQAAIECIKGAENSFLEIKQRKTLESVERVLKHILFGTKYYVLQQMGQLTQADELLKEICNIKDMNETELAMLSGCQCLAWSLYNVTDNSMAIKFAQEAVQHEPSNGKWHFLVGKNCRTLRKRNCSTDSLPDEHESFGFQKAYELSKNALFGVYLARMYRESKNTEEANRMYKQVAAGERTCCKVQLQLALGLVRAKDCSLAKSCLDYVAERMPDSPKYAHYMAIYEEKCNRDFKAALRYYTTAIEEGNFQAEWQYIECRKKVEPDWNPLPYMLELLTKYNKDPDAQIQEINIKIGVYYLFHMDDVLSASPYLDNAVQIDPNAKSLKTYFVSYQNNVNVYYAWAVKIRLALLMEATKLSTDKKAMLKDKLQLCSENDQISSSISGDSEQTLNQLWSEMYQNYHNQSSGGNSRQQQINRRNYSEGTRQPKHL; encoded by the exons ATGACGATTCGGTGTTACAACAGGTTGAGTGAAACAACGATTCGGGAAAATGGTTTCGGGAATGTGAAGGGTTCGAACTTTCAATGCACGG AGGTTTCACCTGCATCGTCGAAAACTTTTGACGTTGACGGAAAATCTATGACAAAACTCAGCTGTCCATTCACTTGGGATATGGGGAAAATCATGGAAATTCGAGTACGATTATTAAACGATAAGTCTCGTTTTGAAGATGTTACTGACACCCAAGATCAGTTTCCAGAATTTGTATTAATTTACCATCTCATGCTGGCCTATGAGAATGTATCGAACGAGAATCCGCAAGCCGCTATAGAATGCATCAAGGGCGCTGAAAATagttttcttgaaattaaACAAAG GAAAACACTGGAAAGCGTGGAACGTGTCCTGAAACACATTTTATTTGGAACAAAGTACTATGTGCTTCAACAGATGGGGCAGCTGACACAGGCAGACGAACTGCTGAAAGAAATATGCAATATTAAGGACATGAATGAAACGGAATTAGCCATGTTGTCCGGGTGCCAATGTTTAGCCTGGTCACTGTACAACGTCACTGATAATTCCATGGCAATCAAATTTGCACAAGAGGCTGTCCAGCATGAGCCCAGTAATGGCAAATGGCACTTTTTGGTCGGGAAAAATTGCCGAACCTTAAGAAAGAGGAATTGTTCGACTGATAGCCTGCCAGATGAACATGAATCATTTGGTTTTCAGAAGGCTTACGAACTTTCTAAGAACGCTTTGTTTGGTGTATATTTGGCCCGAATGTATCGAGAGTCTAAAAACACTGAAGAGGCTAATAGAATGTATAAGCAAGTTGCTGCTGGTGAACGAACTTGTTGTAAGGTGCAATTACAATTAGCTCTAGGACTTGTACGAGCGAAGGATTGTAGTTTGGCAAAGAGTTGTCTGGATTATGTAGCTGAAAGGATGCCCGATTCTCCGAAATATGCACATTACATGGCTATATACGAGGAAAAATGCAATCGAGACTTTAAG GCCGCTCTTCGTTATTACACGACTGCAATAGAGGAAGGAAATTTTCAGGCTGAATGGCAGTATATAGAGTGtaggaaaaaagttgaacCTGATTGGAATCCACTGCCATATATGTTGGAGTTATTGACGAAGTACAACAAAGATCCTGATGCCCAAATTCAAGAAATAAACATTAAAATTGGAGTGTATTATTTGTTTCATATGGATGATGTTTTGTCAGCAAGTCCATACTTGGACAACGCTGTTCAAATTGATCCAAATGCCAAAAGCCTAAAG ACATATTTCGTTTCTTATCAGAACAATGTGAATGTATATTATGCGTGGGCAGTAAAAATCCGCCTTGCATTACTGATGGAAGCTACCAAACTAAGTACAGACAAGAAAGCCATGTTGAAAGATAAATTGCAACTCTGTTCTGAGAATGATCAAATTTCATCTTCTATCTCTGGTGATTCAGAACAAACTTTGAACCAACTATGGTCAGAAATGTACCAAAATTATCATAATCAAAGTTCTGGTGGCAATTCAAGACAGCAGCAGATCAATCGAAGAAATTACTCCGAAGGCACAAGGCAACCGAAGCATTTGTGA
- the ValRS-m gene encoding valine--tRNA ligase: MILETFRMNSLRLHVTLRRGYNSPNCYKYCTQTKHDFPTTYNCKDVESKWYDIWEKNKYFSTKHSDKTSFTIILPPPNVTGTLHLGHSLTAVIQDSLARWYRMRGHPVVWVPGLDHAGIATQVVVEKQLKKSKGLSRHDLGKEEFLSHVESWKNEKEDVIYKQLKSFGASLDWSRKFFTKDERCSNAVTEAFVQLAERNLVYRDKSIVNWSPTLRSAISDIEVEYIPVTGKTEIEIPGYEKKITFGQITEFSYKLQNSDDVLTVASTRPETMLGDVAVAVHPEDERYSRYIGSQVWHPFRKTYIPIIADRFVNMTFGTGAVKITPAHDPADLEVAKRHNLEIIDVIDDKGNIISKTELFQGVPRFLVRELILTHLANDNALGEIKDHNMVVPKCSRSGDVIEHLLKEQWFIKCKSMSALALEAVKNGSLKIDPSVHERTWYNWLENIKDWCVSRQLWWGHRIPAYLCSNGSESTWIIARTENEALVKARNKFGNEVTIKQDEDVLDTWFSSALLPFTVMGWPNQSGDYKKFYPLSMLETGHDILFFWVTRMVMLGTELTGQLPFKEILLHGVLCDNQGKKMSKSLGNVITPENITQGISLQNLNEQAKQNYKAGIFSHKELERTVNLNNKMFPNGIPECGNDALRLTLSSLEIKSHYINFDVSECVTNKLFCNKIWQASKFILLATSKHPCLPDAKLSSIDTWILSRLSSMVTTVNEAFLHRNLHLVTSKMKNFFYRDFCDWYLEATKPGLAHLEGNTASGHIRTLIKCLDVSLRIIAPITPYLADELYSLLSQRIDTLPTLKSLMQTTYPTSEEFQEFRDEVLEENIGNVWKVVSTIRSLISTSNIKSKTSEAHVVLSAEDNMDLFIENSSVIAALSRVQGVKVALENNYDKMENCISDTVGSHAVIYLSIKDPKQAEQIQDRIKRKVSALEGQMNRLLQLTSAPGYIAKAPVDVQSKHLQKKDRIRQELEKLRQMRANSA, translated from the exons ATGATTTTAGAAACTTTTAGAATGAACTCATTGCGATTGCACGTGACACTTAGGAGAGGTTATAACAGCCCAAATTGTTACAAATATTGTACACAAACTAAACATG ATTTCCCCACTACGTACAATTGTAAAGATGTGGAAAGCAAATGGTACGATATCTGGGagaagaataaatatttctcgACAAAACATAGCGATAAAActtcattcacaattatatTACCACCACCCAATGTAACGGGTACATTACATCTGGGACATTCACTGACTGCAGTAATACAAGATTCGCTGGCAAGATG GTACAGAATGAGAGGCCATCCAGTTGTGTGGGTACCGGGACTGGATCATGCAGGAATAGCTACGCAGGTGGTTGTCGAaaagcaattaaaaaaaagtaagggaTTATCTCGGCATGACCTTGGGAAGgaagaatttttatcgcaTGTCGAGagttggaaaaatgaaaaagaggaTGTAATATACAAGCAATTGAAATCATTTGGAGCTAGTCTGGATTGgtccagaaaatttttcaccaaggACGAG aGATGTAGCAACGCTGTAACAGAAGCATTTGTTCAATTGGCTGAACGAAACTTAGTTTATAGAGATAAGTCTATAGTCAACTGGTCTCCAACTCTTCGCAGTGCTATATCTGATATCGAAGTTGAATATATTCCGGTTACAGGAAAAactgaaatagaaattcctggttatgagaaaaaaatcacgttcGGACAAATCACTGAATTCTCTtacaaacttcaaaattctg ACGACGTCCTGACTGTAGCATCTACGCGACCTGAGACCATGTTAGGAGATGTAGCGGTGGCTGTACATCCAGAGGATGAAAGATATTCTCGATACATTGGTTCTCAGGTGTGGCATCCATTTAGAAAAACTTATATTCCTATAATTGCAGACCGATTTGTAAACATGACTTTTGGCACAG GTGCGGTAAAAATTACTCCAGCACATGATCCGGCTGATTTAGAAGTTGCTAAAAGACACAATTTAGAAATAATCGATGTTATCGATGACAAGGGTAATATAATATCGAAAACTGAACTATTTCAG GGAGTTCCAAGATTCTTGGTACGTGAACTAATTTTGACGCATTTGGCTAATGATAATGCTTTAGGAGAAATAAAAGATCATAACATGGTAGTACCAAAATGTTCCCGGTCAGGTGATGTTATAGAGCATCTACTTAAAGAGCAGTGGTTTATTAAATGTAAAAGCATGTCTGCTCTTGCGTTAGAAGCTGTCAAAAATGGCAGCCTAAAGATTGATCCATCTGTACATGAACGGACATGGTACAATTGGCTTGAAAACATCAA AGACTGGTGCGTATCAAGACAATTGTGGTGGGGACATCGCATTCCAGCGTATCTTTGCAGTAACGGTTCAGAATCTACTTGGATTATTGCACGAACTGAAAATGAAGCTCTGGTCAAAGCTCGAAACAAATTTGGCAATGAGGTGACGATTAAACAGGATGAGGATGTTTTAGACACATGGTTTTCATCGGCGCTTCTACCCTTTACTGTAATGGGTTGGCCCAATCAA TCTGGCGATTATAAGAAGTTTTACCCGCTGTCAATGCTTGAAACTGGTCATGACATACTTTTCTTTTGGGTAACAAGAATGGTCATGCTTGGTACAGAACTAACTGGTCAGTTACCTTTCAAG GAAATACTTTTGCACGGAGTTTTGTGTGATAACCAAGGAAAAAAGATGTCAAAAAGTCTTGGTAATGTCATAACTCCGGAAAATATTACTCAGGGTATATCATTGCAA aaTCTCAATGAACAAGCCAAACAGAATTATAAAGCTGGTATATTTTCGCATAAGGAGCTAGAGAGAACGGTGAAtctgaataataaaatgtttcCAAATGGAATCCCTGAATGTGGAAATGATGCATTACGACTTACATTATCTTCCCTCGAAATAAAGA GTCACTACATAAATTTTGACGTAAGTGAATGCGTGACAAATAAGCTGTTTTGTAACAAAATCTGGCAAGCAAGTAAGTTTATCCTTCTTGCAACGTCAAAACATCCATGTCTTCCTGATGCAAAACTAAGTTCAATCGATACATGGATACTAAGCAGACTATCATCGATGGTGACAACTGTGAATGAAGCATTTTTACACAGAAATCTTCACCTTGTGacgtcaaaaatgaaaaactttttttaccgGGACTTCTGCGATTGGTATTTG GAAGCAACAAAGCCAGGACTGGCACATCTAGAAGGAAATACAGCCAGTGGACACATACGTACTTTGATCAAGTGTCTGGATGTTTCTCTGAGGATAATTGCACCGATCACACCTTACCTGGCTGATGAATTATATTCACTACTGTCTCAGCGCATAGACACATTGCCAACTTTGAAGTCACTCATGCAAACAACTTATCCCACATCGGAAGAG TTTCAAGAATTTAGAGATGAGGTTCTAgaagaaaatattggaaaCGTTTGGAAAGTCGTATCAACGATAAGAAGTCTTATCTCTACGAGTAATATAAAGTCGAAGACGAGTGAAG CACACGTCGTGCTTAGTGCAGAAGATAATATGGatttgtttattgaaaattcaagcgTTATTGCCGCGTTAAGTAGAGTTCAGGGAGTGAAAGTAgcacttgaaaataattacgataAAATGGAGAATTGTATATCTGATACAGTTGGGAGTCATGCTGTGATATATCTTTCAATTAAg GATCCAAAGCAAGCAGAACAAATTCAAGACAGGATTAAAAGAAAGGTCTCCGCGTTAGAGGGGCAAATGAACCGATTGTTACAATTGACTTCAGCACCTGGTTATATTGCCAAGGCACCCGTGGATGTACAGAGCAAGCATTTGCAAAAG AAAGACAGAATACGGCAAGAGTTGGAAAAACTCAGGCAAATGAGAGCAAACAGTGCAtga
- the LOC124212569 gene encoding uncharacterized protein isoform X2 has product MSSIATNKETEVSPASSKTFDVDGKSMTKLSCPFTWDMGKIMEIRVRLLNDKSRFEDVTDTQDQFPEFVLIYHLMLAYENVSNENPQAAIECIKGAENSFLEIKQRKTLESVERVLKHILFGTKYYVLQQMGQLTQADELLKEICNIKDMNETELAMLSGCQCLAWSLYNVTDNSMAIKFAQEAVQHEPSNGKWHFLVGKNCRTLRKRNCSTDSLPDEHESFGFQKAYELSKNALFGVYLARMYRESKNTEEANRMYKQVAAGERTCCKVQLQLALGLVRAKDCSLAKSCLDYVAERMPDSPKYAHYMAIYEEKCNRDFKAALRYYTTAIEEGNFQAEWQYIECRKKVEPDWNPLPYMLELLTKYNKDPDAQIQEINIKIGVYYLFHMDDVLSASPYLDNAVQIDPNAKSLKTYFVSYQNNVNVYYAWAVKIRLALLMEATKLSTDKKAMLKDKLQLCSENDQISSSISGDSEQTLNQLWSEMYQNYHNQSSGGNSRQQQINRRNYSEGTRQPKHL; this is encoded by the exons ATGAGCTCCATAGCGACCAATAAAGAGACag AGGTTTCACCTGCATCGTCGAAAACTTTTGACGTTGACGGAAAATCTATGACAAAACTCAGCTGTCCATTCACTTGGGATATGGGGAAAATCATGGAAATTCGAGTACGATTATTAAACGATAAGTCTCGTTTTGAAGATGTTACTGACACCCAAGATCAGTTTCCAGAATTTGTATTAATTTACCATCTCATGCTGGCCTATGAGAATGTATCGAACGAGAATCCGCAAGCCGCTATAGAATGCATCAAGGGCGCTGAAAATagttttcttgaaattaaACAAAG GAAAACACTGGAAAGCGTGGAACGTGTCCTGAAACACATTTTATTTGGAACAAAGTACTATGTGCTTCAACAGATGGGGCAGCTGACACAGGCAGACGAACTGCTGAAAGAAATATGCAATATTAAGGACATGAATGAAACGGAATTAGCCATGTTGTCCGGGTGCCAATGTTTAGCCTGGTCACTGTACAACGTCACTGATAATTCCATGGCAATCAAATTTGCACAAGAGGCTGTCCAGCATGAGCCCAGTAATGGCAAATGGCACTTTTTGGTCGGGAAAAATTGCCGAACCTTAAGAAAGAGGAATTGTTCGACTGATAGCCTGCCAGATGAACATGAATCATTTGGTTTTCAGAAGGCTTACGAACTTTCTAAGAACGCTTTGTTTGGTGTATATTTGGCCCGAATGTATCGAGAGTCTAAAAACACTGAAGAGGCTAATAGAATGTATAAGCAAGTTGCTGCTGGTGAACGAACTTGTTGTAAGGTGCAATTACAATTAGCTCTAGGACTTGTACGAGCGAAGGATTGTAGTTTGGCAAAGAGTTGTCTGGATTATGTAGCTGAAAGGATGCCCGATTCTCCGAAATATGCACATTACATGGCTATATACGAGGAAAAATGCAATCGAGACTTTAAG GCCGCTCTTCGTTATTACACGACTGCAATAGAGGAAGGAAATTTTCAGGCTGAATGGCAGTATATAGAGTGtaggaaaaaagttgaacCTGATTGGAATCCACTGCCATATATGTTGGAGTTATTGACGAAGTACAACAAAGATCCTGATGCCCAAATTCAAGAAATAAACATTAAAATTGGAGTGTATTATTTGTTTCATATGGATGATGTTTTGTCAGCAAGTCCATACTTGGACAACGCTGTTCAAATTGATCCAAATGCCAAAAGCCTAAAG ACATATTTCGTTTCTTATCAGAACAATGTGAATGTATATTATGCGTGGGCAGTAAAAATCCGCCTTGCATTACTGATGGAAGCTACCAAACTAAGTACAGACAAGAAAGCCATGTTGAAAGATAAATTGCAACTCTGTTCTGAGAATGATCAAATTTCATCTTCTATCTCTGGTGATTCAGAACAAACTTTGAACCAACTATGGTCAGAAATGTACCAAAATTATCATAATCAAAGTTCTGGTGGCAATTCAAGACAGCAGCAGATCAATCGAAGAAATTACTCCGAAGGCACAAGGCAACCGAAGCATTTGTGA